A stretch of DNA from Spirosoma endbachense:
TATTTCGCCCAACTGGTCGATTCACTCCGGTGCCGGTACTTCCAACTACACGTTCATTTGGGGGATGGCAGGTGAAAATCTTGACTATAGCGACATGGATTTCTGCCCAATTACTGACTTAAAATAGACTAAGATTTACGTTTGTTCGGGTCCTGAATTTGATGAAAAACCCGCTGGTCGTCATGACTGGGGGATAAGTTTTGGCATTTAGTTTACCTGGATCTATGGTACTACAGGTTAATTTCGCGCGTTAGACCCCCGTAGACCGAATGGGCTTACGATTAAAAACCACCATCTAAAACACATGAGTTCAGTACTTAATACTTTTTCACTGACTGGTAAACTGGCACTTGTAACAGGCTGTAAACGAGGTATAGGAAAGGCCATGGCTGAGGCTTTGGCTGAGGCAGGTGCCGATATTATTGGTGTTTCAGCCAATCTGGAGTTAAGCGGTAGTGCCGTCTCGCAATCCGTTGAACAGACAGGCCGCAAATTCTACGCCTATCAGGCCGATTTCAGTAAGCGGGAATCCATCTATACGTTTATCGAACAGCTAAAAAAAGACCATCCAACCATTGATATTCTGGTGAACAATGCGGGTACGATTTTACGCAAACCTGCCGCCGAGCACCCCGATGAATACTGGGATGAGGTCATTGCCATCAATCAGACAGCGCAGTTTATTCTAACCCGTGAAATCGGGAAAGACATGATTGCGAAAGGAAGCGGGAAGGTCATATTTACGGCCTCGTTGCTCACTTTTCAGGGTGGCGTCAACGTGCCAGGTTATGCTGCCAGCAAGGGAGCAATTGGTAGTCTGGTAAAATCGTTTGCAAATGAATGGGCATCGAAAGGCGTCAACGTCAATGCCATTGCTCCTGGCTACATCTCAACCGATAATACTGAAGCATTACGAAATGACCCAGTTCGTAGCAAATCGATCCTCGACCGGATTCCTGCCGCTCGATGGGGTGAGCCCGATGATTTCAAAGGCCCGATTGTTTTCCTTGCCTCCGACGCGGCCCGTTATGTTCATGGCACAGTGCTAACTGTCGATGGTGGCTGGATGGGCCGGTAGAATTAGTAAAGAAAGACATCGCAGAATCCCAATAATGGTAGGTCTTTCGCTTAACCGTGCCACGGTAACTAAGTGCATCATCAGTAACTGTGGCACGGCTCCAGGCCAAAATCCTTAAAGTACAAAACAGCTTCCCTGTTTATCGTCTTCGCGGTCTTTGTTGCCCCAAATCCGTTTAGCGCTTCGCCAGAGCAACAATATCTTTCACTTCCAGAATTGGTTTTTCGTATCCCAGACTTACGGATT
This window harbors:
- a CDS encoding SDR family oxidoreductase; amino-acid sequence: MSSVLNTFSLTGKLALVTGCKRGIGKAMAEALAEAGADIIGVSANLELSGSAVSQSVEQTGRKFYAYQADFSKRESIYTFIEQLKKDHPTIDILVNNAGTILRKPAAEHPDEYWDEVIAINQTAQFILTREIGKDMIAKGSGKVIFTASLLTFQGGVNVPGYAASKGAIGSLVKSFANEWASKGVNVNAIAPGYISTDNTEALRNDPVRSKSILDRIPAARWGEPDDFKGPIVFLASDAARYVHGTVLTVDGGWMGR